In a single window of the Hoyosella subflava DQS3-9A1 genome:
- a CDS encoding acyl-CoA thioesterase, with amino-acid sequence MSDRQRTLYMTVLMTPDSANFSGNVHGGTMLKHLDEVAYACASRYAGTYVVTLSVDQVVFRQPVHVGELVTFSASINYTGRTSMEVGIRVETQNIRTGKVRHTNSSYFTMVAVNDFGKPASVPRLEPQTDLERQRYAAAQRRRAARKADAAHTAAANPSALVNGNC; translated from the coding sequence ATGAGCGACCGCCAGCGAACGCTGTACATGACTGTCTTGATGACCCCAGATTCAGCCAATTTCAGTGGAAATGTCCACGGGGGAACAATGCTGAAGCACTTAGACGAAGTCGCGTACGCATGCGCCAGCCGCTACGCCGGAACATACGTGGTGACACTCTCTGTCGATCAGGTCGTGTTCCGGCAGCCCGTCCACGTCGGGGAACTCGTCACGTTCTCAGCGTCGATCAATTACACGGGACGTACCTCAATGGAGGTGGGTATTCGTGTCGAAACGCAGAACATCCGCACTGGGAAAGTCCGGCACACCAACAGTTCGTACTTCACGATGGTGGCCGTCAATGACTTCGGCAAACCAGCGTCCGTCCCGCGGCTCGAACCACAAACCGACCTGGAACGTCAGCGCTATGCGGCCGCTCAACGCCGTCGCGCCGCCCGCAAAGCAGACGCAGCGCACACCGCTGCCGCAAATCCATCAGCGCTGGTCAATGGAAACTGCTGA
- a CDS encoding FecCD family ABC transporter permease, with amino-acid sequence MVGVAHSPQRTTRDAAAPATGLARRGLTRGAGLLFATLLLAATCAASILVGNHPLSLDQAVQAFTDYQGADTDLVVHHIRLPRTLAGLFAGIALGLAGAVMQGLTRNPLAGPGILGINAGAAFAVVIAMSALGVTALSGYIWFAFIGAAVAAVFVYVLGSLGYGGATPVKLALAGAAFAALVGSMTTAISLLDRSTFDDFRFWVVGSLTRADLGSLSTVAPFMLVGAVLAFAVSRALNSIALGDDMARTLGARLILIRISGALSVVLLAGAATAIAGPIGFIGLVVPHIARAIAGPDYRWLLVWCVVLAPTVLLLADIIGRVAVQPQEIQVGIVTALAGAPIFLYLVRNRKVAKL; translated from the coding sequence ATGGTCGGTGTGGCTCATTCGCCGCAGCGCACCACTCGCGATGCCGCAGCACCGGCAACCGGACTCGCCCGGCGCGGTTTGACGCGCGGGGCGGGTCTCCTCTTCGCCACGTTGCTCCTCGCCGCGACGTGTGCCGCGTCGATTCTCGTCGGGAATCACCCACTAAGTCTGGACCAGGCTGTGCAGGCGTTCACCGACTACCAGGGCGCTGACACGGACCTGGTGGTCCACCACATCCGCCTGCCGCGCACGCTCGCGGGACTGTTCGCTGGAATCGCGCTCGGCCTCGCTGGAGCGGTGATGCAGGGACTCACTCGCAACCCACTCGCGGGACCAGGGATTCTGGGCATCAATGCGGGAGCCGCGTTCGCGGTGGTCATCGCGATGAGCGCTCTCGGTGTGACGGCACTGAGCGGGTACATCTGGTTCGCATTCATTGGGGCCGCAGTTGCGGCTGTATTCGTGTACGTCCTGGGTTCACTCGGATACGGCGGGGCAACTCCAGTCAAATTGGCTCTCGCTGGCGCTGCTTTCGCGGCGCTAGTCGGGTCCATGACCACCGCGATCAGTCTGCTCGACCGCAGCACATTCGACGACTTCCGGTTCTGGGTAGTCGGTTCCCTTACCCGAGCCGACCTGGGGTCCCTGTCCACTGTGGCGCCATTCATGCTGGTTGGCGCGGTGCTGGCGTTCGCTGTCTCGCGCGCGCTGAACTCCATTGCGCTGGGTGATGACATGGCCCGCACGCTCGGAGCCAGACTCATCCTCATCCGCATATCTGGCGCTCTGAGTGTTGTCCTTCTCGCAGGTGCCGCCACCGCCATCGCGGGGCCCATCGGTTTCATTGGACTCGTCGTGCCCCATATAGCGCGCGCAATAGCCGGTCCCGACTACCGCTGGCTGCTTGTCTGGTGCGTGGTTCTCGCGCCCACAGTGCTCCTGCTTGCGGACATCATTGGCCGGGTCGCGGTGCAGCCGCAGGAAATCCAGGTGGGCATCGTGACAGCGCTCGCGGGGGCGCCTATCTTCCTGTACTTAGTCCGCAACCGGAAGGTGGCGAAGCTATGA
- a CDS encoding thiamine pyrophosphate-dependent dehydrogenase E1 component subunit alpha has product MTQTLSSLGSDAPDATGLSESQLLDAYRTMRTIRAFEDRVHDEFASGDIPGFVHLYAGEEASATGVCAHLAPGRDTISSTHRGHGHCIAKGVDVKPMMAEIFGKKTGSCRGKGGSMHIADLSKGMLGANGIVGGGPPLICGTALAAKLTGDGGVGVAFFGDGASNQGTTLEAMNLASVWNLPAIFVAENNGYAEATSSTWSVSADNIADRAAGFGMPGVIVDGFDFFAVYEAAGEAIARAREGGGPTLIEVKFTRYYGHFEGDQQTYRARDEVANAKANLDCLTRFRRRVTESGRLTRAQLDQVDAEIAQLIDESVDEAKAAPVPTAEDVLTDVYVKY; this is encoded by the coding sequence ATGACGCAAACACTGTCTTCGCTGGGCTCAGATGCACCAGATGCAACTGGGCTCAGCGAATCCCAACTCCTCGATGCCTACCGCACGATGCGCACCATCCGCGCATTCGAGGACCGTGTGCACGACGAATTCGCCTCGGGTGACATCCCGGGTTTCGTGCACCTCTACGCAGGCGAAGAAGCCTCCGCCACCGGAGTGTGCGCCCACCTCGCACCGGGCCGCGACACCATCTCCTCAACCCATCGCGGCCACGGCCACTGCATCGCCAAAGGCGTCGACGTCAAGCCCATGATGGCCGAGATCTTCGGGAAGAAAACTGGATCATGCCGGGGCAAAGGCGGTTCGATGCACATCGCCGATTTGTCGAAAGGAATGCTCGGAGCGAACGGCATCGTCGGTGGCGGACCGCCGCTGATCTGCGGGACTGCTCTCGCAGCAAAACTCACAGGTGACGGCGGTGTGGGCGTTGCGTTCTTCGGCGACGGTGCATCAAACCAGGGCACAACGCTTGAAGCGATGAACCTCGCATCCGTGTGGAACCTTCCGGCGATCTTCGTCGCGGAGAACAACGGATATGCGGAGGCGACGAGTTCGACCTGGTCCGTATCGGCGGACAACATTGCCGACCGGGCCGCTGGGTTCGGCATGCCGGGCGTCATCGTTGATGGTTTCGACTTCTTCGCTGTCTATGAAGCGGCCGGTGAAGCAATCGCGCGGGCCCGCGAAGGGGGTGGCCCCACACTGATCGAAGTGAAGTTCACCAGGTACTACGGGCACTTCGAAGGCGATCAGCAGACCTACCGGGCCCGCGACGAGGTAGCCAACGCAAAGGCAAACCTGGACTGCCTCACACGCTTCCGGCGCCGCGTCACAGAATCCGGGCGGCTGACCCGCGCTCAACTCGACCAGGTTGACGCCGAGATCGCGCAACTGATCGACGAATCCGTTGACGAAGCAAAGGCTGCCCCCGTCCCCACCGCCGAAGACGTGCTGACCGACGTCTACGTGAAGTACTGA
- a CDS encoding FecCD family ABC transporter permease has translation MTVLPAGTVLLSSPDRRMTFRLHQRSILITCVLAVSAAAIAVWSLTLGHYAMGVADIIRVMTGGGTLIETDVLLNDRLPRVTVALLTGAAFALSGAILQRIASNPLVSPDVIGINAGAAFGALVVITVIGGSGVHIVAGALGGALLAMTLILAVANKNGLTGYRLVLVGIGVSAMLSSVISLILTRANIYQAHTAAMWLTGSLANRAWPHAIIIGVTLASLTPALTYLARSLRLLELGDELAHTLSGRRGSNRVALVIVAVTLAAMATAAAGPIGFVALVAPQIVRRLLRERSPGLIPAAAAGALLVVTADLAARLMFSAELPVGVVTAVIGAPVLVYLLARATRIGHAG, from the coding sequence ATGACAGTTCTGCCAGCGGGCACTGTGCTGCTTAGCTCACCGGACCGGCGGATGACGTTCCGCCTGCACCAGCGCTCAATTCTGATCACCTGTGTGCTGGCCGTCTCGGCCGCGGCCATCGCCGTCTGGTCGCTGACGCTCGGGCACTACGCGATGGGCGTCGCCGACATCATTCGCGTTATGACCGGCGGCGGCACCCTCATCGAGACGGACGTGCTGCTCAACGACCGCCTGCCGCGAGTAACTGTTGCCCTCCTAACGGGGGCTGCGTTCGCGCTGTCCGGAGCAATACTGCAGCGGATCGCCTCGAATCCGCTCGTCAGCCCGGACGTCATCGGGATCAACGCGGGTGCGGCGTTCGGTGCGCTCGTTGTCATCACCGTCATCGGCGGGTCCGGAGTCCACATAGTGGCCGGCGCACTAGGCGGGGCCCTCCTCGCGATGACGCTCATCCTCGCTGTCGCGAACAAAAACGGCCTCACCGGATATCGCCTCGTCCTGGTGGGTATCGGTGTGAGCGCAATGCTCTCATCGGTCATTTCGCTGATTCTGACTCGCGCGAACATCTATCAGGCGCATACCGCCGCCATGTGGCTCACCGGCAGCCTCGCTAACCGCGCGTGGCCGCACGCCATCATCATCGGCGTGACGTTAGCCTCTCTGACGCCCGCGCTCACGTATCTCGCGAGATCCCTGCGACTGCTCGAACTCGGAGACGAACTGGCTCACACGCTGTCGGGCCGTCGCGGCTCCAACCGTGTCGCGCTGGTGATCGTCGCCGTGACGCTCGCCGCGATGGCAACTGCCGCCGCTGGACCCATAGGGTTCGTCGCTCTCGTGGCTCCACAGATCGTTCGCCGCCTTCTGAGAGAACGCAGCCCGGGCCTCATCCCGGCAGCAGCAGCGGGCGCACTCCTCGTCGTCACCGCTGACCTTGCCGCGCGGCTCATGTTCTCCGCAGAGCTGCCTGTCGGTGTCGTTACTGCCGTCATCGGCGCGCCTGTTCTCGTGTACCTACTTGCTCGCGCAACCCGGATTGGACATGCTGGATGA
- a CDS encoding (2Fe-2S) ferredoxin domain-containing protein — MKTDESRKRCTVLIARPTPSGVDLASLQRLAEAVGAEYALLDQGEPSIHSRLDEAATWSLAVTLVPLAVPRDRYLETWIARSVANWRETRDTRLDVTITDGVDSTSGLTAAVEHLTSQPGRAITASPRAFRSPAWSAIPEHDRHILVCRGPRCTAYGAGGVFRAVQAEFPDALVTPTGCLTPCNLGPLAVSYPTGRWHPNLTSETIRDL, encoded by the coding sequence GTGAAAACAGACGAGTCACGCAAACGCTGCACTGTCCTCATTGCCCGCCCCACCCCGAGTGGCGTGGACCTTGCCTCCTTGCAACGCCTCGCAGAGGCGGTCGGAGCAGAATATGCTCTGCTCGACCAGGGTGAGCCATCGATTCATTCTCGCCTCGACGAGGCCGCGACGTGGTCACTCGCCGTCACACTGGTTCCACTTGCGGTTCCCCGTGATCGCTACCTCGAGACGTGGATCGCGCGGTCGGTCGCCAACTGGCGTGAAACCCGCGACACTCGACTGGACGTCACAATCACTGATGGTGTCGACTCCACTTCCGGACTCACGGCCGCAGTCGAGCACTTGACATCACAACCGGGGCGGGCGATCACCGCGAGCCCGCGAGCGTTCCGTAGCCCTGCCTGGTCGGCGATTCCCGAGCACGACCGGCATATCCTTGTGTGCCGCGGCCCACGGTGCACTGCCTACGGTGCGGGTGGGGTGTTCCGGGCTGTGCAGGCCGAATTTCCAGATGCGCTCGTCACGCCAACTGGCTGCCTGACACCATGCAACCTCGGGCCACTCGCGGTCAGCTATCCAACAGGGCGGTGGCACCCGAATCTCACCTCTGAAACTATTCGCGATCTATGA
- a CDS encoding ABC transporter ATP-binding protein encodes MTSHLATTSLTLGYGGHTAVTDVTVAFPAGELTVIVGPNGCGKSTLLRGLARLLKPQTGAVLLDGTNIGDLPARSLAQRLGMLPQQPIAPDGITVADLISRGRHPHQRWFRQWSERDETAVRRAMEATSVTELAERCIDELSGGQKQRVWIALALAQGPDVMLLDEPTTFLDLAHQIDVLDLLHDLRPRTIIAVLHDLNLAARYADHLVAMKDGRVVAQGTPTEVVRTDLVEEVFGLPCSVINDPLAGTPLVIPAGRRVSAR; translated from the coding sequence ATGACTTCCCACCTCGCGACCACAAGCCTCACTCTCGGATACGGCGGTCACACCGCCGTCACCGACGTCACCGTTGCGTTCCCCGCGGGCGAGCTCACTGTAATCGTCGGCCCCAATGGCTGCGGCAAATCAACGCTGCTGCGCGGGCTGGCGAGGCTGCTCAAACCCCAGACGGGAGCGGTGCTGCTCGACGGTACGAACATAGGCGATTTACCGGCTCGTTCGCTCGCACAGCGGCTTGGGATGCTGCCGCAGCAGCCGATCGCTCCCGATGGAATCACCGTCGCCGATCTGATTTCTCGCGGCCGCCATCCCCATCAGCGATGGTTCCGGCAATGGAGCGAGCGGGACGAGACCGCGGTGCGGCGTGCAATGGAAGCAACCAGCGTGACCGAACTAGCGGAGCGGTGTATCGACGAACTCTCCGGGGGTCAGAAACAACGCGTCTGGATTGCTCTGGCCCTCGCGCAAGGGCCCGACGTGATGCTTCTCGACGAGCCCACCACATTCCTGGATCTGGCTCATCAAATTGATGTTCTCGACCTGCTGCACGATCTCAGGCCGCGCACCATCATCGCGGTGCTGCACGACCTGAATCTCGCTGCACGCTACGCAGATCATCTGGTCGCGATGAAGGACGGCCGTGTCGTCGCACAGGGAACGCCCACGGAGGTGGTAAGGACCGACTTGGTCGAGGAGGTGTTCGGACTGCCCTGTTCGGTGATCAACGATCCCCTCGCTGGGACACCGCTAGTCATTCCGGCTGGCCGGAGGGTGTCAGCCCGGTGA
- a CDS encoding ATP-NAD kinase family protein, which yields MSQVTEKRSVSMHPQPVVPGSAIGIIPNPMSGRDIRRLIAQASVFPNTEKASMVLRIIRAAGALGVERVLMSTDKFGIAAGVLREMERLKNAARTQHVRWPEVEFLTLEHATETASDTTRYTERIATECAAAVVLLGGDGTMRAAAPALGDTPMLALSTGTNNAFPIMIEATVGGMAAGLVATGRAPAPACRSKLLHVAVTRTDGTTIRELALVDVCVNSLSDIGARALWKPDTLRELYCTFAEPHAIGLSSIAGQVLPTSRTAPDGVGVTLDPDGVRVLAPIAPGLLEPVGVGRVYPLLPNVPNIVATQTKSLRGTIALDGEREVEFGPNDHVTVTLTHDGPYVIDVPATLAHPSQPHVASQEMATAGRS from the coding sequence GTGTCCCAGGTCACAGAGAAACGAAGCGTGAGCATGCACCCGCAGCCCGTCGTCCCCGGCAGTGCGATCGGCATCATTCCCAATCCGATGTCAGGCCGAGACATTCGTCGCCTCATCGCGCAGGCCTCCGTTTTTCCCAACACCGAGAAGGCTTCGATGGTTCTGCGCATCATCCGTGCCGCGGGCGCCCTCGGAGTCGAGCGAGTGCTGATGTCGACCGACAAGTTCGGCATCGCCGCCGGAGTGCTGAGAGAGATGGAGCGGCTCAAGAACGCCGCTCGAACCCAGCATGTTCGCTGGCCCGAAGTCGAGTTCCTCACCCTGGAACACGCGACCGAAACCGCTTCCGACACAACGCGCTACACCGAAAGGATCGCCACGGAGTGCGCGGCAGCCGTGGTGCTGCTCGGTGGCGACGGGACAATGCGCGCCGCTGCGCCCGCACTAGGCGATACACCGATGCTGGCGCTCAGCACAGGCACCAACAACGCGTTCCCCATCATGATCGAGGCGACCGTAGGGGGCATGGCCGCAGGCCTTGTCGCCACCGGCCGTGCACCTGCACCCGCCTGCCGCAGCAAACTTCTCCACGTCGCCGTCACACGCACAGATGGCACCACAATCCGCGAACTCGCGCTCGTCGACGTCTGCGTTAACTCGCTCAGCGACATCGGGGCCCGAGCGCTGTGGAAGCCGGACACACTGCGCGAGCTGTACTGCACGTTTGCCGAACCGCACGCCATTGGACTCTCGTCGATCGCAGGCCAGGTGCTACCGACAAGCAGGACCGCCCCCGACGGTGTGGGCGTGACCCTAGATCCAGACGGCGTTCGTGTACTTGCACCCATCGCCCCGGGCCTGCTCGAGCCTGTCGGCGTCGGTCGCGTGTACCCACTCTTACCGAATGTCCCCAATATCGTCGCCACGCAAACCAAATCTTTGCGGGGCACCATCGCGCTCGATGGCGAGCGCGAAGTCGAGTTCGGGCCCAACGATCACGTCACCGTCACGCTGACGCACGACGGACCGTACGTGATCGATGTGCCCGCAACACTTGCTCACCCCAGCCAGCCACATGTGGCTTCTCAAGAAATGGCTACAGCAGGGAGGTCCTGA
- the lipA gene encoding lipoyl synthase → MPVAPAGRRLLRLEVRNSETPIARKPPWIRTTMRMGPEFRALHNLVEREDLHTVCQEAGCPNIFECWEDREATFLIGGDQCTRRCDFCQIDTGKPAEFDRDEPRRVAESIATMALRYATVTGVARDDLPDGGAWLYAETVRQVRARSPETSVELLIPDFNGAPELLREVFDAGPQVLAHNLETVPRLFRRIRPAFTYQRSLDVISSAADSGLVTKSNLILGLGEERHEVGAALRDLYSAGCHLITITQYLRPTSRHHPVERWVPPEEFTELAGLAREIGFLGVMSGPLVRSSYRAGRLHAQARDALSQHRRRLS, encoded by the coding sequence ATGCCAGTCGCACCAGCAGGACGGCGCCTCCTCAGACTCGAGGTGCGCAACTCTGAAACACCGATTGCGCGGAAACCTCCGTGGATCCGGACCACGATGCGAATGGGTCCGGAATTCCGTGCTCTGCACAACCTTGTCGAGCGTGAAGACCTGCACACTGTGTGCCAGGAAGCGGGCTGTCCCAACATCTTCGAATGCTGGGAGGACCGGGAAGCTACGTTCCTTATCGGTGGTGATCAGTGCACGCGGCGCTGCGACTTCTGTCAGATCGATACCGGCAAGCCAGCCGAGTTCGATCGTGATGAGCCACGCCGGGTCGCCGAATCAATTGCCACGATGGCATTGCGGTACGCGACGGTCACGGGTGTGGCCCGCGATGATCTACCGGATGGGGGCGCGTGGCTTTACGCGGAGACAGTGCGCCAGGTCCGTGCGCGCAGTCCAGAAACTTCAGTTGAGCTGCTCATTCCTGACTTCAACGGCGCGCCCGAATTGCTGCGGGAAGTTTTCGATGCTGGGCCGCAGGTTCTTGCGCACAATCTTGAAACCGTACCGCGGTTGTTCCGGCGAATCCGTCCTGCATTCACCTACCAGCGTTCGCTTGACGTAATCAGCTCTGCGGCGGATTCGGGACTCGTCACTAAATCGAACCTGATACTCGGGCTAGGCGAGGAACGCCATGAGGTCGGTGCGGCACTGCGCGACTTGTATTCAGCCGGATGCCACCTGATCACGATTACTCAGTACTTGCGGCCCACGTCGCGGCACCATCCGGTTGAGCGATGGGTCCCGCCAGAAGAATTCACCGAACTCGCCGGCCTCGCCCGGGAAATCGGCTTCCTGGGTGTCATGTCGGGGCCCCTTGTTCGTTCGTCCTACCGCGCGGGCCGACTGCATGCCCAGGCGCGCGATGCCCTATCTCAGCACAGAAGGAGACTCTCGTGA
- a CDS encoding ABC transporter substrate-binding protein — translation MTISVLAYLRTGALLTTAALALASCSNTEPETVAHAGEDTTRVNCGIDITVDEPPQRIYAAYQPAIEVAHALGVSDRLIGTAFFDSQVLPEYENAQADAAYVESLPSRDELLAQNPDFVFSGFNGVFAESSQSSVGTRASLHNLGVGTWILSPLCPSSDGLADEAINPATVRFDNVYADLRDLGALWDVEERAEEVIASLESRIAAVRDAVAGAERPSVAVVSPRADGTFSIASGTDFITQIIDAAGGVNAFSDLTERRNIQIGAEELIQRNPDVILTSTCCDASYTRDDALPDVEKIVTSPALANLTAVQNGTVYAFLFADRAASVRAAHSTELVAELIHPDLFGG, via the coding sequence GTGACCATCTCTGTTTTGGCGTACCTGCGCACCGGTGCGCTTCTCACTACCGCTGCATTAGCACTCGCGAGCTGCAGCAACACCGAACCCGAAACCGTCGCCCATGCCGGCGAGGACACCACTCGCGTCAACTGCGGGATCGACATCACCGTCGACGAACCACCGCAGCGGATCTACGCGGCCTACCAGCCAGCAATCGAAGTCGCACATGCGCTGGGTGTCAGCGACCGGCTGATCGGCACGGCATTCTTCGATTCGCAAGTACTGCCGGAATACGAAAACGCGCAAGCGGACGCAGCCTACGTGGAAAGCCTGCCGAGCCGGGACGAACTCCTTGCACAGAACCCCGACTTCGTGTTCTCCGGCTTCAACGGTGTCTTCGCTGAGTCCTCACAGAGCAGCGTCGGCACGCGAGCGAGCTTGCATAACCTCGGCGTCGGCACGTGGATTCTCAGCCCCCTCTGCCCGAGCTCTGACGGGCTCGCCGACGAGGCAATCAACCCCGCAACCGTGCGTTTCGACAATGTATACGCGGATCTGCGTGACTTGGGCGCTCTCTGGGATGTGGAGGAGCGGGCTGAAGAAGTCATCGCCAGCCTCGAGTCACGTATCGCTGCCGTGCGCGACGCTGTGGCAGGCGCCGAACGGCCGTCTGTCGCCGTGGTGAGTCCGCGGGCTGACGGCACGTTCAGCATCGCGAGTGGCACCGACTTCATCACCCAGATCATCGACGCTGCCGGCGGGGTGAACGCCTTCTCGGATCTCACGGAACGGCGAAACATACAGATCGGCGCTGAAGAACTCATCCAGCGAAACCCGGACGTCATCCTCACCAGCACGTGCTGCGACGCCTCATACACCCGAGACGATGCCCTCCCCGATGTCGAGAAGATTGTCACGTCACCGGCGCTCGCGAACCTCACCGCGGTACAGAACGGGACTGTCTACGCGTTCCTTTTCGCTGATCGCGCCGCGAGCGTCCGTGCCGCCCATTCGACAGAACTCGTCGCGGAACTCATCCATCCTGATCTGTTCGGGGGGTAG
- a CDS encoding acetoin reductase, which translates to MTITGKVALVTGGGRGIGRAIALRLADDGAAIALVDTNEQNMEAVAAEIRERGRKATTFQADVSSRQQVYDAVDHAESALGGFDIMVNNAGIAQVQPLSEVTENEVSTILGVNLEGVLWGIQAAATKFQERKQPGKIINASSIAGHDGFAMLGVYCATKFAVRALTQSAAKEYASDGITVNSYCPGVVGTDMWVEIDERFAELTGAPKGATYEKFVEGIALGRAQTPEDVAGFVSYLAGPDSDYMTGQSPMIDGGLVYR; encoded by the coding sequence ATGACAATCACTGGCAAAGTCGCCCTCGTAACCGGAGGTGGACGCGGCATCGGTCGCGCTATCGCGCTACGGCTCGCCGATGACGGTGCCGCCATCGCGCTTGTCGACACCAATGAGCAGAACATGGAGGCCGTCGCCGCGGAAATCCGCGAACGCGGCAGAAAAGCGACCACATTCCAGGCCGACGTCAGCTCCCGGCAGCAGGTGTACGACGCCGTCGATCACGCGGAGTCCGCGCTGGGCGGCTTCGACATCATGGTCAACAACGCCGGTATCGCTCAGGTCCAGCCTCTTTCCGAGGTAACGGAAAACGAAGTGTCCACCATCCTCGGCGTCAACCTTGAAGGCGTGCTGTGGGGGATTCAGGCCGCGGCGACAAAGTTCCAGGAACGCAAACAGCCCGGCAAAATCATCAACGCCTCCTCGATCGCGGGACACGACGGATTCGCCATGCTCGGCGTCTACTGCGCCACCAAATTCGCGGTGCGCGCGCTCACCCAAAGCGCTGCGAAGGAGTACGCGTCAGACGGCATCACCGTCAACTCCTACTGCCCGGGCGTTGTCGGCACCGACATGTGGGTAGAAATCGACGAACGCTTCGCAGAACTTACCGGAGCACCAAAAGGTGCGACATACGAGAAGTTCGTCGAAGGTATCGCACTGGGACGAGCGCAAACCCCCGAAGACGTGGCCGGTTTCGTTTCGTACTTGGCTGGGCCGGATTCCGACTATATGACCGGGCAGAGCCCCATGATCGACGGCGGGCTCGTATACCGCTGA
- the lpdA gene encoding dihydrolipoyl dehydrogenase, with the protein MTSDVVVLGGGSAGYATALRAAALGMPVILIESGNLGGTCLHRGCIPTKALLQAAETADSVREACRYGIEASMSGVSVDALRSYREAVVGRLHKGLRGLIDASGITVVYGEGQVTGPREVTVDGLVIQGDYLVLSTGSSPRVPAGIQLSDRVVTSDGALDLSYLPDDVIVLGGGVIGCEFASAWASLGVTVTVVEAQDKLLPGEDEFASKHLARAFRKRGIKTKTRAAVTEVIEDEDAVTVTLESGEQLEAAILLVAVGRGPNTQGFADAGIELQNGFVVTDERLRASVPGVYAAGDIVAGPQLAHRGYQHGIFVAEDIAECKPEVVDDRKIPRVAYSRPEVASVGLSETQARERYGNSVETAVYDLAGNGKSQILGTSGGVKVVAVEGEIAGLHLVGDRVSELIGEAQALVSLGVTAGAAAKLIHAHPTQSEALGEALMALAGKPFHVHV; encoded by the coding sequence GTGACCAGTGATGTCGTCGTTCTCGGCGGTGGATCTGCCGGCTATGCGACCGCCTTACGGGCAGCCGCTCTCGGAATGCCCGTCATTCTTATTGAATCGGGCAACCTCGGAGGGACGTGCTTGCACCGCGGGTGTATTCCGACGAAAGCCCTGCTCCAGGCGGCTGAAACCGCAGACTCAGTTCGGGAAGCGTGCCGGTATGGCATTGAGGCATCGATGTCCGGCGTGAGTGTCGACGCTCTGCGCAGCTACCGTGAGGCCGTTGTCGGCCGTCTGCACAAGGGCCTGCGCGGGCTGATCGACGCGAGCGGAATCACGGTCGTTTACGGCGAGGGACAGGTCACTGGCCCACGTGAAGTGACAGTGGACGGACTTGTCATCCAGGGTGACTATCTGGTGTTATCCACCGGATCATCGCCCAGGGTGCCCGCAGGTATCCAGCTCAGCGATCGGGTCGTCACCAGTGACGGCGCTCTTGACCTCTCGTACCTTCCTGACGACGTCATTGTGCTCGGCGGTGGAGTAATCGGGTGCGAGTTCGCAAGCGCGTGGGCATCTCTTGGCGTCACCGTGACGGTGGTCGAAGCGCAGGACAAGCTGCTCCCCGGCGAGGACGAGTTCGCATCGAAACACCTCGCCCGCGCATTCCGGAAACGAGGGATCAAGACGAAGACCCGCGCCGCGGTCACGGAGGTGATCGAAGACGAGGACGCGGTGACGGTCACCCTCGAGTCGGGTGAACAACTCGAGGCGGCGATACTGCTTGTCGCGGTAGGCAGGGGGCCGAATACGCAGGGCTTTGCCGACGCAGGCATCGAACTCCAAAACGGGTTCGTCGTCACCGATGAGAGGCTGCGCGCCAGCGTCCCGGGGGTTTATGCTGCCGGTGACATCGTCGCCGGACCGCAACTCGCTCATCGTGGTTACCAGCACGGCATTTTCGTGGCCGAAGACATCGCGGAGTGCAAACCAGAGGTGGTCGATGATCGGAAGATTCCGCGCGTGGCCTATTCGCGCCCGGAGGTCGCGTCGGTGGGTCTCTCTGAGACGCAAGCGAGGGAGCGCTACGGGAACTCCGTGGAGACTGCCGTCTACGACCTTGCTGGTAATGGTAAAAGCCAGATCCTCGGCACATCCGGTGGTGTGAAGGTCGTGGCAGTCGAGGGCGAAATCGCAGGCTTGCACCTCGTCGGTGATCGGGTGAGCGAGTTGATTGGCGAAGCGCAGGCGTTAGTGAGTCTCGGCGTTACCGCTGGCGCGGCAGCCAAGCTCATTCATGCCCATCCAACGCAAAGTGAAGCTCTCGGCGAGGCATTAATGGCGCTCGCCGGTAAACCATTCCACGTACATGTTTGA